GCCGCCATCAAGGCATCGGCATCCGGCACCCGCAAGGCGGCGCCCTCGCGCACGGCTTCGTCGGTTGCCTGGGCAAAATTAAAGGTATGGAGACCGACCAGTACCGGTTTGCCGAGGGCGCAGGCTTCGATCAGGTTCTGGCCGCCCAGCGGCATCAGGCTGCCGCCGATGAAGGCGCAGTCGCAGGCGGCGAAATAGGCGAACATCTCGCCCATCGAATCGCCCAGCAACACGTCGGCCTGGACACCATCGGCTACTGCTTGGCCGAGCTGCGAGCGCCGCACCACCGTCAGGCCGCGCGCCGCGACCATTTTTTCCACTTCGTCGAAGCGCTGCGGATGGCGCGGCACGATCGCCAGCAGCGCATCGGCAGGCTTGCCCGCTACGCGCTGCCAGGCCTCGAGCACCAGCGCTTCTTCGCCCTCGCGCGTGCTGGCGCACAGCAATACCGGGCGCTTCTTGATCTGGTCGCGCAGCCAGGCGCCGGTCTGCAGCGCGCTCTGCGGCGGCACCACGTCGAACTTGATGCTGCCGGTGACCGTGACGACTGGCGCGCCGAGCGAGCCGATCCGCTTGGCGTCGGCTTCGGTCTGCGCCGCCACCAGCGAGATCGCGCTTGCCGCATCCGTCATCAGGCGGCCCATCTTGCGCCCGCTGCGCAGCGAGCGTTCGGACAGGCGCGCGTTCACCAGCGCCACCGGCACGCCTGCTGCGGCGCAGCCGGCGACCAGGTTCGGCCACACTTCGGTTTCCATCAAGATGCACACGCGCGGGGCAAAGTGGCGCAAGAAGCGCGCCACCATGAAACCGGTATCGTAGGGAAGGTAGGATTGCACGATCCGCTCGCCATGGTGTCCGAACAGCGCGCGCCCGGTGGCGCGCCCGGTTGGCGTCATGTGGGTGAGCAGGATGCGGGCATCAGGGTAGGCCGCGAGCAGCGCATCGACCAGCGGTTCGGCGGCGCGGGTCTCGCCCACCGATACCGCATGCACCCACAGCGTCGGACGGCCAGACTGCCCGGCGCCGGGAAAGCCGAGGCGTTCCAGCCAGTGCGCGCGGTAGCCCGGCTCCTTGCGCCCGCGCCACCACAGCCGCCCCAGCACCAGCGGCAGCCCCAGCCACCATGCCAGCGAATACAGGCGCCGGATCACACGCGGTCCATCACGGCGCCGCCAGCAAGCGGCGCGCGGCGTCGATCACTTCCGGCACCGAAGGCGGCGCGCCCAGGTCGCCCAGGTTGACGATGCGCCCGGACCAGTTGCCCTCGGTCTTCCACTTCGGCGAGTCGCAGTAGATTTCCACGGTCGGGCGCAGGAAAGCCGCGGCGATATGGGTCAGGCCGGTATCGACGCCGATGGCCAGCCGCGCATGCTGCGCCACGCCGACCGCGTCCATCATCGACAGCTTGGGCAGCACCCGCGCGTTGGGCAGCGCCGCGGCAAGCAACTCGGCATCTTCAAGCTCAGACTGCGAGCCCCAGGGCAGCAGCACCGGCATCGGCGCCAGCGCGCTTCCCAGCGCGATCCAGTGGTCGCGCGGCCACTTCTTGGCTTCGCGCGCGGTGCCGTGGAAGAACACTGCGTAATCGTCAGGCGGCAGGAAAGCCGGGCGCAGCGCCTGTTGCGGCGCCGGCAGCCCGAAGTCGGGCGGCGTGTCGACCGGGTAGCCCAGCGCGGCGCCGGCGACCATGCGGCCGCGCGCGACCGCATGGGTGCGCGGGTCGAGCGCGATGCTGTCGGTATGAAAAATGCGGGAGATGCCCTCGTAGCCCGAGCCTTCGCTGCCGTTGGCCAGGCCGACCTTCTTGCCGCCGCGGCGCACCCGCGCGGCGCCCATGATGATGCCGGTCTTGAGCAAACCCTGGGTGTCGAAGACATAGTCGTATTCTTCTTCGCGCAAGGCAGCAAAGAAAGCCTTGATCTCGGCGCGGGTTTCGCGCTTGCCCAGGCTCTTGCGCCAGCGCCGCAGCGCCCAGGGAATGATTCTGCGCACCTGCGGGTGCAGGCGCACCAGGCTCTGATAGCCTTCTTCGACTACCCAGTCGATCGTCGCGCCCGGATGGCGGCGCAGGATATCGGCCACCATCGGCAGGTTGTGCAGCACGTCGCCCAGCGACGATACGCGCACCAGCAGGATCTTCACACGTTGTTCCTTGCCCATCCGCTTAGAAAGGCAGGTCGGCGTCCGGCTTGGCGGCCAGGATCACGCGGCGGAACTCGGCCTGGATACGCGCCAAGGCTTCCGGCGTCTCGCCCTCGAAGCGCAACACCACGACCGGGGTGGTGTTGGACGACCGGGCCAGCCCGAAGCCGTCCGGGTATTCCACGCGCAGGCCGTCGATGTCGACGATGCGGTCGGACCCCGGGAAGCTGGCGTTGGCGCGCAGGCTGTCGATCAGCGTGAAGTTCTCGCCTTCGTTCAGGTGCAGGTGCAGTTCCGGGGTGCTGCTGGCTTTGGGCAGGCCGTTGAGCAGCGCCGATGGATCCTGCACGCGGGTCAGGATCTCGAGCATGCGGGCGCCGGCATACAGGCCGTCGTCGAAGCCGTACCAGCGCTCCTTGAAGAAGATGTGGCCACTCATTTCGCCGCCGAGCGGGGCGCCGGTTTCCTTGAGCTTGGCCTTGACCAGCGAGTGGCCGGTCTTCCACATCAGGGCCTTGCCGCCGTGCTGTTCGATCCAGGGGCCGAGGTGGCGCGTGCACTTGACGTCGTACAGGATCTCGCCGCCCGGGTTGCGCGACAGGACGTCGGCCGCGAACAGCATCATCTGGCGGTCCGGGAAGATGATCTGGCCATCTTTGGTGACGATGCCGAGGCGGTCGCCATCGCCGTCGAAGGCCAGGCCGATCTCGGCGTCGGTCTCTTGCAGGGCGCGGATCAGGTCTTGCAGGTTTTCCGGATGCGCCGGGTCGGGATGGTGGTTCGGGAAGGTGCCGTCGACCTCGCAGAACAGCTCGACGACCTCGCAGCCCATGCCGCGGTACAAATCGGCGGCGAAAGCACCGGCCACGCCGTTGCCGCAATCGACCGCGATCTTGATCGGGCGCGCCAGCTTGACGTCGCCAATGATGCGCTCGAGGTAGGCGGCGCGGATGTCGTGGGTGCGGTAGCCGCCGCGCTGCGCTGCGACGCTGCCGTCATGGGCCGCGATGCTGTCGTGCAGGGCCAGGATGGCGTCGCCATGGATCGCTTCGCCGGCCAGCACCATCTTGAAGCCGTTGTAGTCCGGCGGATTGTGGCTGCCGGTGACCATGATGCCCGAGCGGGTATCGAGCACATTGGTGCCGAAGTAAACCATCGGCGTGGCAACCATGCCGAGGTCGATCACGTCCGCACCGGCATCGCGCAAGCCTTCGCTCAGGGCAGCCGTCAGGCCCGGGCCCGACAGGCGGCCGTCGCGGCCGATCACGACCGTGCGTTCTCCCTTGGCCAGGGCGGCGGCGCCGAATGCCCGCCCGATATGGCGTGCAATGCCGTCGTCGAGGGTCTTGTCGATGACGCCGCGAATGTCATAGGCCTTGAAGATTGTTTTGGAGAGAGCAACCATGATGTCCTGGGATAAGAGGCGCGTGGGCTCGGCAGCAATCAAGACTGCAGCCTGTGACGGCAAGGCGTCGACGCCGGAATGAGTGAAAAGATAATGCCCGCTATTGTAGCGGCAAGCGGCGCCCTGTGGGAATCGGGCGGACCGCTTGTCGGATATTGCTTCGAGCGCCAGGCAAACTTGCCAGTAACTCGTTGGCCGGCAATGCCGGCTCGATTACACGCGCAGCTTGTCGATCGACTTGCCGCTTTCAACCCATTCCTTGACCCACTTCGGCTGGCGACCGCGGCCAGTCCATTGCTGCGAAGCGTTGTCAGGGTGGCGGAAACGCACTGCCACCGAATTACCCTTGGTCGAATTGCTGCGACCGCCGGTCGCGAGCAGCTCTTTGAGCGGCACGCCGACGCTTTGTGCGATTGCCAGGATTTGTTCGCGTGCTTTTTGCACTTCCTGCACTTCGCGCTTCTTCATTTCCTGCTTGATTTGCTCTTGCAGGTTGCGCATATCGCCTACCGACATATTAGACAGATCCATTTTCGTTCCCTCGATAGTTAAGGTTGATACAGAGTTCGATACCGGCACGGAGAAAACTCACCAATTGTCGCAATATACTACATTTGAAATCTATTCGCGGCCTTTCCTGTGCAAAAAAAGCCATCGCGGAGACTTAAAGCGAACGATACGCGCATATAACCAAAGGTAACTGATTACAAACAACAAGCTGAAGAAGATCAGTGCGCCTGTGTTTTTCCAGAACACGGTGGCCGGAATCACCGCCATCAGCGAAAAGAGCCATAAATAAGGCGAAGTGCGCGCGTTCCGCTTCATCAATGCGCGCGCCTCTCGGGGCCCGACCGTCCATTGCACAATCCGCCGGAAAATCAAGCTATGCAGGTGAATCCCGTCTGGCAGCGCCGGGGATTTACCGCGTACGAACATGCGCCGGTACGCCGAGAAAATGGTTTCGAATGCGGGATAGATCAGCAGCAAAGCGGCATACCATGTCGACACTTCCGGATTGCGCATGACCAGCAGCAGCGCGAGCTCTCCCAGCATGAAGCCGATAAAATATGCGCCGCCATCGCCCAGGAAGATCAGGCCGACCGGGTAATTCCAGATCAGGAAGCCGAAGGTTGCACCAGCCACTACCAGCGCCGTCACCAGCACGAACATATCGCCTACCTGGAGCGCCACATACGCCAGCGACATCAGCATGCAGATGGTGACCACGCTGGCCAGGCCATTGAATCCATCGATGATATTGACCGCATTGGCGATACCCGCCACTGCCAGTACCGTGAGCGGCAACACAATCCAGTCCAGCTGCAGCGGCAATATGCCCCAGGGTAGGTCGAGACGCACCAGCCTGGCTCCGAGCAGGTAATACGCCAGCAGCGCCGCCACCATGGTGAGCAGCAGCCGGCGTGCCGGAGACACCCGGCCCGTATAGTCTTCGACGATTCCGCCTGCCATTGCAATGCATGCGCATCCGAGCAAAGGGGCGAGCCATGGCCCGAGCGAAGGCTCGCGCCACACCGATACCGCGCCGGTGATGACTACCGCCAGATAAATCGGGACGCCGCCTATGCGCGCAACTGAATGGGAGTGGAACTTCTGTACGCCGCCATAATCGCTGTCGAGCGCCGAACCATTGCGCTTGGCCAGTTTAATTACAAGCAGAGTCAGCAGCGCGGACAAGACGAAACTGACAAAAAAGGAGAACATTTATTATTCTTTCGGTGCAGTCAAGCGAGTCGTTTCCGCTTCGACTCCGCGGAAAAAACCACGGCACTCTTGTCAATCGAACCCGGCGCCATTGTACCGGATAAGATCAGGCGCTCCGGCCACGAAATGGAAACTACGCCGCGCGTGCCGATCCGGTCAAACCGCCATGCATCCAATCGTTCAAAAACGGCGCATTGCGCGCGCCAGGCAATCGGATGCAGGGGCAGGCAAAATCATTTAGTATCCAAAAACCGCCGGCCCACATTCGATAAGAACAACATGAGAACCTACGCCATCGGCGACCTGCAGGGCTGCGCCCACGAAGCCCAATTGCTCATCGAGCGCATCCACGACGATGCACTCGAACACGGACAGCCGCTGCCGCGCATCCTGTTCGTCGGCGACTTGATCAACCGCGGCCCCGATTCACTGACCGCCCTGCGCCGCATGAAGGCCTTGTCCGATGCAGATCCGGACCGGGTCGACGCCCTGCTCGGCAACCACGACCTGCACCTGATCGCGGTGGCGGTAGGCGCGCAGCGCGCCAGCCGTTCCGACACGCTTGGCGAGATCCTGGCCGCACCCGACTGCGAGGCGTTGATCGACTGGCTGCGCCGGCGCCCGCTGGCGATGTTCGTCGACGCGCACCTGCTGGTGCACGCGGGGGTGGCGCCGCAATGGAGCGCGGCGCAGACCATGGCGCTGGCGCACGAAGTCGAAACCACCCTGCGCGGCGATGGCTGGATCGACTTTCTGCGCCAGATGTATGGCAACGAGCCAGACCGGTGGAGCGACGACCTGACCGGCATTGCGCGGCTGCGCTGCATCGTCAATGCACTCACCCGCGTGCGCCTGTGCACCGCGGACGGGCGCATGGATTTCCTGCACAAGGAAAGCGAGGTCGGGCCGGAGGGGTCGGGACTGCTGCCGTGGTTCGACCTGCCCCAGCGCCGGACGGCGGATGTGACCGTGGTGTTCGGACACTGGTCGGCGCTGGGACTGGTGCTGCGGCCAAACCTCATTGGCCTGGACAGCGGCTGCGTGTGGGGCGGAAAGCTGACGGCGGTGTGCCTGGACGACCGCAAGCTGTTGCAGGTCGATTGCCCGGAATACCGCGAGCATGGTGGTAAAAAATAGGGTGAACGGCGATCCCGCCCACCCCACGGCTTAGCGGCGCAGCTGGGTGATGTCCCGTACCGCCCCACGATCGGCCGACGTCGTCAACGCCGCATAGGCCTGCAGCGCCTGCGACACATGGCGCTCGCGCCCGACCGGCATCCACGCGTCGCGCCCGCGGTCTTCCATCTTGCCGCGCCGGTGCGCTAGCTCTTCAAAGCTCACCCGCAGATTGATGGTGCGCGCCGGGATATCGATGTCGATGACATCCCCCTCTTCCACCAGGGCGATCGCTCCGCCCTCGGCCGCTTCCGGCGAAGCATGGCCGATCACCAGGCCAGATGAGCCGCCCGAGAAGCGCCCGTCCGTGAACAGCGCGCAGGCCTTGCCCAGGCCCTTGGACTTGATGTACGAGGTCGGGTAGAGCATCTCTTGCATGCCCGGTCCGCCTTTCGGGCCCTCGTAGCGGATGATTACGACGTCGCCCGCCTCCACGGTGTCTCCCAGGATCGCTTCCACCGCCGCGTCCTGGCTCTCGAATACGCGCGCCTTGCCGGAGAAGACCAAAATGCTCTCGTCCACGCCGGCAGTCTTCACGATGCACCCCTTCTCGGCGATATTCCCGTACAACACCGCCAGGCCGCCATCTTGCGAATACGCGTGCTCGCGGTCGCGGATGCAGCCCAAGCTGCGGTCGAGGTCATTGCCGGCAAAGCGTTCGGACTGCGAGAACGCCACCTGGGTCGGCACGCCGCCCGGCGCGGCGCGAAACAGCTGGTGTACGCCCTGGTCGTCGCTGACGCGGATGTCGTACTTCGCGAGGGCTGCTTCAAGGGTCGGGCTGTGCACGGTCGGCAGCGACGTGTCGAGCAGGCCGGCGCGCGCCAGTTCGCCCAGGATCGACATGATGCCGCCAGCGCGGTGCACGTCTTCGATGTGGTATTTGTCGGTCATGGGTGCCACCTTGCACAGGCAGGGCACCTTGCGCGAGATGCGGTCGATGTCGGCCATGGTGAATTCGACCTGCGCCTCGTGCGCCGCCGCCAGCAGGTGCAGCACGGTGTTGGTGGAGCCACCCATCGACACGTCCAGCGCCATGGCGTTTTCGAATGCGGCCTTGCTGGCGATGCTCCGCGGCAGCACCGAATAGTCATCCTGTTCGTAGTGGCGCTTGGCGACCTCGACGATCAGGCGGCCGGCGCGCAGGAACAGCTCCTTGCGATCTGAGTGGGTGGCGACGATGGTGCCGTTGCCCGGCAGCGCCAGGCCAAGCGCTTCGGTCAGGCAATTCATCGAATTGGCCGTGAACATGCCCGAGCACGAGCCGCAGGTCGGGCAGGCGGCGCGCTCGATCTCTGCCACGTCGGCATCGGACACGCTGCTGTCGCCGGCCTTGATCATGGCGTCGATCAGGTCGAGCTTGATGATCTGCTGGCCGCTGCCGACCGTCTTGATCACCTTGCCCGCCTCCATCGGCCCGCCCGACACGAATACCACCGGAATGTTCAGGCGCATCGCGGCCATCAGCATGCCCGGCGTGATCTTGTCGCAGTTCGAGATGCACACCATCGCATCGGCGCAATGGGCATTGACCATGTATTCGACCGAGTCGGCGATCAGGTCGCGCGAAGGCAGCGAATAGAGCATGCCGCCGTGGCCCATGGCGATGCCGTCATCGACCGCGATGGTATTGAATTCCTTGGCCACGCCGCCGGAGGCTTCGATCTCGCGCGCCACCAGCTGGCCCAGGTCCTTCAGGTGCACATGGCCGGGCACGAACTGCGTAAACGAGTTGACCACCGCAATGATCGGCTTGTCGAAATCGCCATCTTTCATGCCGGTGGCGCGCCACAGCGCGCGCGCGCCAGCCATGTTGCGGCCCTGGGTGGTGGTATGTGAACGATAGACGGGCATGGTGCTCTCCTCAAGCTGGCAATGGTGCAAAGCACCAGCGTGCTCCGCTTGCTGTGAGTTGTCCAATATATGATTCATT
Above is a genomic segment from Massilia sp. H6 containing:
- the waaA gene encoding lipid IV(A) 3-deoxy-D-manno-octulosonic acid transferase, translating into MRRLYSLAWWLGLPLVLGRLWWRGRKEPGYRAHWLERLGFPGAGQSGRPTLWVHAVSVGETRAAEPLVDALLAAYPDARILLTHMTPTGRATGRALFGHHGERIVQSYLPYDTGFMVARFLRHFAPRVCILMETEVWPNLVAGCAAAGVPVALVNARLSERSLRSGRKMGRLMTDAASAISLVAAQTEADAKRIGSLGAPVVTVTGSIKFDVVPPQSALQTGAWLRDQIKKRPVLLCASTREGEEALVLEAWQRVAGKPADALLAIVPRHPQRFDEVEKMVAARGLTVVRRSQLGQAVADGVQADVLLGDSMGEMFAYFAACDCAFIGGSLMPLGGQNLIEACALGKPVLVGLHTFNFAQATDEAVREGAALRVPDADALMAAAVRLLDDEVARAAMGAHALAFAGRHRGATLRTVERLRALIG
- the waaC gene encoding lipopolysaccharide heptosyltransferase I; the protein is MKILLVRVSSLGDVLHNLPMVADILRRHPGATIDWVVEEGYQSLVRLHPQVRRIIPWALRRWRKSLGKRETRAEIKAFFAALREEEYDYVFDTQGLLKTGIIMGAARVRRGGKKVGLANGSEGSGYEGISRIFHTDSIALDPRTHAVARGRMVAGAALGYPVDTPPDFGLPAPQQALRPAFLPPDDYAVFFHGTAREAKKWPRDHWIALGSALAPMPVLLPWGSQSELEDAELLAAALPNARVLPKLSMMDAVGVAQHARLAIGVDTGLTHIAAAFLRPTVEIYCDSPKWKTEGNWSGRIVNLGDLGAPPSVPEVIDAARRLLAAP
- a CDS encoding phosphomannomutase/phosphoglucomutase, with amino-acid sequence MVALSKTIFKAYDIRGVIDKTLDDGIARHIGRAFGAAALAKGERTVVIGRDGRLSGPGLTAALSEGLRDAGADVIDLGMVATPMVYFGTNVLDTRSGIMVTGSHNPPDYNGFKMVLAGEAIHGDAILALHDSIAAHDGSVAAQRGGYRTHDIRAAYLERIIGDVKLARPIKIAVDCGNGVAGAFAADLYRGMGCEVVELFCEVDGTFPNHHPDPAHPENLQDLIRALQETDAEIGLAFDGDGDRLGIVTKDGQIIFPDRQMMLFAADVLSRNPGGEILYDVKCTRHLGPWIEQHGGKALMWKTGHSLVKAKLKETGAPLGGEMSGHIFFKERWYGFDDGLYAGARMLEILTRVQDPSALLNGLPKASSTPELHLHLNEGENFTLIDSLRANASFPGSDRIVDIDGLRVEYPDGFGLARSSNTTPVVVLRFEGETPEALARIQAEFRRVILAAKPDADLPF
- a CDS encoding H-NS histone family protein, producing the protein MDLSNMSVGDMRNLQEQIKQEMKKREVQEVQKAREQILAIAQSVGVPLKELLATGGRSNSTKGNSVAVRFRHPDNASQQWTGRGRQPKWVKEWVESGKSIDKLRV
- a CDS encoding glycosyltransferase family 4 protein; amino-acid sequence: MFSFFVSFVLSALLTLLVIKLAKRNGSALDSDYGGVQKFHSHSVARIGGVPIYLAVVITGAVSVWREPSLGPWLAPLLGCACIAMAGGIVEDYTGRVSPARRLLLTMVAALLAYYLLGARLVRLDLPWGILPLQLDWIVLPLTVLAVAGIANAVNIIDGFNGLASVVTICMLMSLAYVALQVGDMFVLVTALVVAGATFGFLIWNYPVGLIFLGDGGAYFIGFMLGELALLLVMRNPEVSTWYAALLLIYPAFETIFSAYRRMFVRGKSPALPDGIHLHSLIFRRIVQWTVGPREARALMKRNARTSPYLWLFSLMAVIPATVFWKNTGALIFFSLLFVISYLWLYARIVRFKSPRWLFLHRKGRE
- a CDS encoding symmetrical bis(5'-nucleosyl)-tetraphosphatase, whose translation is MRTYAIGDLQGCAHEAQLLIERIHDDALEHGQPLPRILFVGDLINRGPDSLTALRRMKALSDADPDRVDALLGNHDLHLIAVAVGAQRASRSDTLGEILAAPDCEALIDWLRRRPLAMFVDAHLLVHAGVAPQWSAAQTMALAHEVETTLRGDGWIDFLRQMYGNEPDRWSDDLTGIARLRCIVNALTRVRLCTADGRMDFLHKESEVGPEGSGLLPWFDLPQRRTADVTVVFGHWSALGLVLRPNLIGLDSGCVWGGKLTAVCLDDRKLLQVDCPEYREHGGKK
- the ilvD gene encoding dihydroxy-acid dehydratase; this translates as MPVYRSHTTTQGRNMAGARALWRATGMKDGDFDKPIIAVVNSFTQFVPGHVHLKDLGQLVAREIEASGGVAKEFNTIAVDDGIAMGHGGMLYSLPSRDLIADSVEYMVNAHCADAMVCISNCDKITPGMLMAAMRLNIPVVFVSGGPMEAGKVIKTVGSGQQIIKLDLIDAMIKAGDSSVSDADVAEIERAACPTCGSCSGMFTANSMNCLTEALGLALPGNGTIVATHSDRKELFLRAGRLIVEVAKRHYEQDDYSVLPRSIASKAAFENAMALDVSMGGSTNTVLHLLAAAHEAQVEFTMADIDRISRKVPCLCKVAPMTDKYHIEDVHRAGGIMSILGELARAGLLDTSLPTVHSPTLEAALAKYDIRVSDDQGVHQLFRAAPGGVPTQVAFSQSERFAGNDLDRSLGCIRDREHAYSQDGGLAVLYGNIAEKGCIVKTAGVDESILVFSGKARVFESQDAAVEAILGDTVEAGDVVIIRYEGPKGGPGMQEMLYPTSYIKSKGLGKACALFTDGRFSGGSSGLVIGHASPEAAEGGAIALVEEGDVIDIDIPARTINLRVSFEELAHRRGKMEDRGRDAWMPVGRERHVSQALQAYAALTTSADRGAVRDITQLRR